The nucleotide sequence CCCGTCGAATATGTCTATCGACCTTCCGTCGACGTATTCTACCAAAGCTTGAGTCTGCACTGGAAAGGTCCGGTCGTTGGCGTGCTACTCACCGGGATGGGCCGGGACGGCGCGCTCGGTCTCAAAGCCCTGCGCAATCAAGGCCAGCACACCATCACGCAGGACGAAGCCAGCAGTGCCGTCTACGGAATGCCCAAGGCCGCGGCCAAGCTCGCAGCGGCGGTGGAGATTCTTTCCCTCGAACGTATCCCGTCTCGTTTAACCCAAATCTGGAGAGCCGGATAAAAGACGGGAACCACTTTTAATTTATAAACCCAACGGAGTTTTCGCGATGAGCTATCACCTTCCCCATACGTATTCGATAATGGTCCTGCTAGTGGATGACCAAGCCATGGTGGGCGAGGCCGTTCGTCGGGCGCTGGCCACCGAAACGGACATTGATTTCCACTACTGTGTGAATCCGGCCGCCGCGGTGAAACTCGCGACGGAGATCAAACCCACGGTTATCCTGCAGGATTTGGTGATGCCAGGGGTGGATGGGCTGACCCTTGTGCGTGAATACCGCAAAAACCCGGCGACCCGCGACACTCCCATCATCGTGTTGTCGACGAAAGAGGAGGCGGCTGTGAAGAGTGAAGCCTTTGCGGTCGGCGCACACGATTACCTCGTGAAACTACCCGACAAAATCGAGTTGATTGCGCGCATTCGCCATCACTCCAAAGCGTATATCAACCAATTGCAGCGCGATGCCGCTTACACGGCGCTGCGCGAAAGTCAGCAGCAGCTGGTCGACAGCAATACCGCGTTGATCTCTCTGAATCAGAAGCTCGAGGAAGCCACGAAAGCCAAGTCGGAGTTTTTGGCCAACATGAGCCATGAAATTCGCTCCCCGATGAATGGCGTGATCGGAATGACGACACTGTTGTTGGACACGCCACTGGATTCGGAACAACGCGACTTTGTCGATATTGTGCGGAGCTCAGGCGAGAGTCTGCTGACCATCATCAACGACATACTCGATTTCTCCAAAATCGAATCGGGCAAAATCGAGCTGGAGGATCATCCCTACACCTTGCATCAGTGTATTGAAGAAGCCCTCGAATTGCTGGCCCCGCGCGCACTCGACAAAGGCCTGGAAGTCATTTCGCAGCTCGATCCCACTTTGCCGGCAATGGTGGTGGGAGATGTCACCCGACTGCGTCAGGTGATTGTGAATCTGCTGGGCAATGCGATCAAGTTCACTGCCGAGGGCGAAGTGCGAGTGTCCGTCTCCCGCGGGGAGACTCACCCTTCGGGCGAACTCACTTTGAATATCACGGTCGCCGACACCGGCATTGGTATTCCGCCGGAAAAGCAGGACCGTCTTTTCAAATCCTTCAGCCAAGTCGACAGTTCAACCACGCGGGAATTTGGCGGCACGGGTCTGGGGTTGGCCATCAGCAAGCGTTTGATCGAACTGATGAGCGGTTCGGTCTCGGTTGAAAGCGAGGCCGACCAAGGCGCGAAATTCCATTTTGACATCAAGGTGCGGGTGGAGGCCGATACGCCCCCGCGCTGGCTGGCCGGAGTCCCCGAACTGGAGGGACGCCGAATGCTGCTCTTGGAGGACAATGCCGCGCAGCGGGAAAACTTTCAGCAACTCGCGACCGGGTGGGGCATCGACCTGATCGCCGTCGAAACCGCAGCGGCGGCGCGGGAAGTTCTGCGTAAACCTGAAAGCCAATTCGATCTGGTTGTGATCGACCACGAGATGCTGGGAAATTCAGCGGATGCCGTGCTGACGGAAATGGCCGGGCTGCCCGGATCGGCGGCATCGGGGGTGTTTTTATTCACCGCTCGCGGTCAGGCGAAACCATCGCGAAACTTTAGAATCATTTCCAAGCCGCTGCGTCCGGTCAGCCTATTGGAACAACTCGCCCGGGCGGTCACAGGAGATCAACGCGAGGAAAAGCGGGTCGCGAGCACGTCTCCGTTCGGGGATGCCGAGCGCAGTTTGGCTGAGCGTCTGCCCTTGCGACTGCTGGTCGTCGACGACAATGCCGTGAACCAGAAAGTCGCCTGCATGTTGCTCAAACGGCTCGGCTACGTGGCCGACTCGGTGGGCAATGGACTCGAAGCGCTGCAAGCGCTCGACCAAAAAACTTACGACCTCATTCTCATGGACGTCCAGATGCCGGAAATGGACGGTTACGAAACCGCCCGCCGAATTTGCGAAAAATGGGAACCCCTTGACCGGCCGCGCCCACGCATCGTCGCGATGACGGGCAATGCGATGCAGGGGGACCGGGAATTATGCCTCGAAGCCGGCATGGATGACTACATCGCCAAGCCCGTGCGAGTGGATGAAGTGAGTGCCGCCCTCGAACGTTGGGGCGCGGAATGTGCCGCCGCTCGATGAGCCCTCAATGGAGCCACCTCCACCATCCCGCGGACGGAAGAAAATCTCGACAAGACCCGAGTGACGCTGACTCATTGGCGTGCTGCGACTGGAGAGGTGGCAGAGTGGTCGATTGCGGCGGTCT is from Synoicihabitans lomoniglobus and encodes:
- a CDS encoding response regulator; protein product: MSYHLPHTYSIMVLLVDDQAMVGEAVRRALATETDIDFHYCVNPAAAVKLATEIKPTVILQDLVMPGVDGLTLVREYRKNPATRDTPIIVLSTKEEAAVKSEAFAVGAHDYLVKLPDKIELIARIRHHSKAYINQLQRDAAYTALRESQQQLVDSNTALISLNQKLEEATKAKSEFLANMSHEIRSPMNGVIGMTTLLLDTPLDSEQRDFVDIVRSSGESLLTIINDILDFSKIESGKIELEDHPYTLHQCIEEALELLAPRALDKGLEVISQLDPTLPAMVVGDVTRLRQVIVNLLGNAIKFTAEGEVRVSVSRGETHPSGELTLNITVADTGIGIPPEKQDRLFKSFSQVDSSTTREFGGTGLGLAISKRLIELMSGSVSVESEADQGAKFHFDIKVRVEADTPPRWLAGVPELEGRRMLLLEDNAAQRENFQQLATGWGIDLIAVETAAAAREVLRKPESQFDLVVIDHEMLGNSADAVLTEMAGLPGSAASGVFLFTARGQAKPSRNFRIISKPLRPVSLLEQLARAVTGDQREEKRVASTSPFGDAERSLAERLPLRLLVVDDNAVNQKVACMLLKRLGYVADSVGNGLEALQALDQKTYDLILMDVQMPEMDGYETARRICEKWEPLDRPRPRIVAMTGNAMQGDRELCLEAGMDDYIAKPVRVDEVSAALERWGAECAAAR